GTACTTTGCCGATACCGTCTTCCCGGCACCTGACTCCCCAGACACAACAATCGTCTGATTTTGTGTGCTGTTCTTCATCAAACTGTACGCCTCCTCCGCAATCGCAAACAAATGTGGCTCCAACTCCCCTCGACGTCTCTTGGCATACGCCTGAATCATATCCTGAGAATAGAGCTGATCCACACGATCAAACGGATTTGTAGCAATAAGCACAATTCCCGAATACGtataaatattcaactgCGCATAACGCGCCTTGATCGCATGTAATACCGCCGGCTCATTCAAATATGAAAGCGAAGTCAAATCCTCCGTCGCCTCTAGAATGGGAGGGTTCCTTAACAATGGCAAATCTTCACTCGACCCTTCCTCGATGCTACTAGTGATAATCTCAACCACTTCCCCATTCTCAAGGGTCAAATCTAAATGATACTTATCCCCAACCCGCTTATTCTTCGAAATTTCCCCGCCGATCCATCCTTGATCTTTGTTCGGATACCAGCAACGAGTACCAACTTCATACGACATCCTTATTCTTGTTCCTTCTGTAGTTCGTCTCTTAGAACTGTTTATTTACTCCCTCTCTTCGCGTATCTTAAGCACTTCTCTCTCCCTTCTGTTTTCGTCTAGCTGCCTTGCTGCGTGTCGAAATCCTAATCTGCGCCTTTCGAAGGTAAACACTATATATAACTGGTAATAAACACTAGCAACTAAATGATCTCGTTAAATCGTGTCTGTGACCAATGATAATATAATGTAATCaattttgtcttttttttctatcaacaaaaaaaattaagaAGGGAAATCACCGAATTTTTGTATGGATGTTAGTCAGACAGAGGAAACACAGATTACTATTTTCTTGACGAAGGAGCACTTGGCGATATAGCCTAGTTCTTGTGTTTAAAGAGCTGGGGAATGAATGGGATACAGAGGAGACAACAGGAAAACAGGTTGTCGtgtttcaaaattgaaacAGGCGCGGGTGTACGCGCGGCGCGCGGCTAGCTGTGCGGTGTGCGGTCGTGGTGTGGCTCGAGGTGGCACGCCGGGTAAGCGGCGTGGTGCCTTGGCGCGGATCGCGGTGGGGACGCTGTACCAGCGAGGAGCGAAGGAGGGTAACGGGTAGTGCGCGGTGTACGAGAGCGCGGAGGGTAACGCGTGCGGCCGCACGCGTTACCCTCCATCCAAGTGCCTTGTTTGGTGGTGTCCGTGCACCGCACCTGCTGCGGCAGCGTGAGGTTGCCGGGTAACGGGCTGCTTCTTTTGGTGGAAAAGGTGGTTACCCGACCGATCTGTTCCTCGTTCCGCTTCGTGCCATCGCCCTCCCACAACTTGCAACAGGCTCCCGTGCGCCCTAAATACAAACCAGACGCGGCAAGATATGTCGTTCGTACCGAGTTCGTTACGGTAAGATGCAGTCTCGATGCCTCCAGCAAATGTCCCCATCTGCGGCAAAAGCCACGGGTCATTCGGTGTCGACGACTGATTACACGAACGCGACAGCAGGGAAGTTTAGCGAGTGTTTATTTGAACAGCGGGAACCCGGAGAGAGCGGGCAAGGGCGAAAACTGAGTAGAAGGAGTGATGTTACAGGACAGCAGTGGCATCAACACCAACAGCATTACAGGAATGCGCTTTCTCTGGAAAGCGTTCCCGTGGGATGGGCCAGCAGTAATAACTCGGGAGCCGCGGGAGCATCTTCATTTTCCGCTTCTGGTACGGACTCGCCGTCCTTTTCAGATCCGGGGAAACGTCTGGTGAACCGATTCCTGCAGTCAGGGACCACTGGTGTGGACGGCGGTGGTTGTGGTGGTCTGCTGCCGCCGCATAATGCAGTGGGTGCGGGGGCGAGTTTTTCAGCAGTAGCAGGTACTACTGCCAGTACAGCATCTTCACGAGTATCTTCTACGGACTCATGGGGCTGGGTTCCCATGGAAAGATCTTTGGGCCGGATATGGTTGCATGGTTTAGTGTCGCGGAGTTTGGGGACGTGGGTTCCTGCAGGGAGGGAGGCTGCTGTGGCGGTAGCGGCAGAAGAGGagccgctgctgctgccgcccGTGGGCGGCAGCAGCGTACGCAGCCGCTCGACGGGGAATACTGATGGTGTTTGCAATGCGTATGCGAAGACTGTGGCAGAACTTTTGGCTAATTTAGCTTCAGCGGCAAAGGCGGAGCTCACCTCTGCGGTGCTGCCTCGGGAAGAGGTGGTTGCGTCGTCAGAAGAAGCTCTGAGTAGGTTGCATGCTGATATTGGACATGTGCATGATactttgaaggagatggaACGGCAGGTGTTGGTAGAGCGTTTGGGACCTCTGAGGAGGGAGTTTCAGGACGGTGGTGGCGACGGTGGCAATGCGGTTACTCCACGTGACTCCTTTGGCGGGCGGCTGTCAGAACTGGTGGAGGGCCAGTTAGGCGAACTTCTAAAGTTTGAGAACGGTATTGAGGAGCTCAGGATAGCGTTAGATGCTCAGAAGGCCTTGTTGCATAGATTGGAGACCGCAGTTAAGCTGAGGGAGAGAGTCAACGATATGCGACGGAAGGCGGGTTTCTCAGCGCGAGTTAAAGACTGTGAAGGCATTTTATATGATATTGCAGCAGCATTTATTGGTGTAATTTTATGGTGGCTGTTGAGATTATAAGAAGAAGGACAGGCTGGTTTAAATTAGTTTAGAGAGATTTAGTTTAGAGAGATTTAGATTAGGTTATTTTTAGTTGTGTACATTtgaacatatatatgttgtgATTTATTAGAGTGCGAAGTTCTGCTTTTTGGAGAGGGAAAGCTGACTTTTAGTAAATGTTGTGTGAAAAAAAGGCTGACTAGTGGTTATACAGAATCATATCCCTTGAGGGCCATATACCCTAAAGATCCACTATCCATGACTCCTACGTATGTCCAAATGCCATCGACATTCAAGTCTATTAGATCAGCTTATTAACATATTTTTGCAGTTTAGCCGTTGTAAAGATTACGCCTAAGACGGGTTTGCCCATTCgaattttcatcaatcGAAAAGAGGTTCTGAGCAAGCACATTTCTGGATCTGCAAGACCTATATTTGAAGCTCCGTTGTTGTCGAATAATGCTATTGTAAGGTTAAAGTCGCCATCAGTGAGGATTCATTTGTCAAATGAAGATTCCAGGGACCTTTGTAACGAACTCCGTGATGAGCTTCTTTTCATTGTGCATGAATTTGGTTCAGAGACTATACAAAATGAGTTACTCAAGAAGCTGAAGGTTGGCAGTGCGATGGACTTCCAGGAATTAATGCAGGTGGTCAAAGGGAATGCCGGTTTGCAGCGCAATGCATCTAGGAATGACGATAATCCTCTTGCTGGGTTGGAGTTCCACACTACGATCATTGAGAGGATTGATAAGAATAAGTTTACGTTGCTCTTTAAGCATAACTGGGAAGCAAACATCATTATATGCGATATTAAACGGCTTGTAAAATGGAGGAAGCTGTTGTGTTGGACAGCATTTGTTAGCAATGTATCTGGCATACCCTTATTATCCTCACAAGAAAGCCCTCATATTATAGTTCGAGGAGCGGTTGAGACAACTGAACCTGCTGCTGAGATATTGCAAGAATCAGATGAGGAAGATTCCAGCTCTCGGTTGATACTGGTGAACGATGACCTCGCTAATCGACAAGATCTTGGTGATGGGGAACAGAAGCCTGTCGTGGAGTACAACTACGAACCATTGATCAACCTCGGCAGCGGAATAGATGTGCATGTACTACAGCGACCTCAGCGCCATAGAAGACAGCCACTTTCATGAGCTTCATGCTGTTTTCTTGGCGATGATAGTCTTCTTGATGAATGATACTTTTAAACGTTAACAATGAACGACTTAGTTATGacaaactttttttttaatctgTTGAAAAAATCTACAGTAATTATCCACATCCCAGAAGATCCTGATTTGTTCACATTACTAATATACTATTTAATGACTTGAAAGAGCTGTAGTCGAGAGATTTTAGAGCTTATAAAATGTCTAATATAGCTGAAGAGGTTGCCAAACAAGCACGTCTTGCTGGAAATGTgttgaaaactttgacTAATGAAGAACGTTCTCAGATTCTTTACAAAATTCATGATGGCTTAAAGGCGGGGAGAGATGTTATAGAAAAAGCCAATAAATTAGACCTAGCTGAAGCGAGgaagaataatattgcaTCATCGCTGGTTCAGAGGTTAGATTTGTTCAAGGGTGACAAGTTTGAGATGATGCTGCAAGGTATCATTGATGTTGCTGAGCTAGAAGACCCGGTTGGGAAACTTTTGATGGCTCGGGAACTGGACGATAATCTGACCTTGTACAAAGTCACTGCTCCTGTAGGTGTCCTTTTGGTGATTTTTGAATCGAGGCCAGAGGTTATTGCAAATATTACCGCTTTATGTATCAAGTCTGGTAATGCTGGGATTTTGAAAGGTGGGAAAGAGTCCTTGAACACCTTTAAGGAGATGGCGACTATTATAAACGATGTTATTAAGGAGAACCAAAAAACCAGCAGGGTTCCTTTGAACGCTGTGAAGTTAATAGAAAGCAGACAGGATGTTTCTGATTTGTTGGACCAAGATGCATACATAGACTTGGTGGTTCCCCGTGGTTCAAATGCTTTGGTCAGACAAATCAAGGATAATACTAAAATACCAGTATTAGGCCACGCTGATGGTATTTGTACTGTTTATGCAGATGAAGACGCAGCGTTAGAAAAGGCTAAATCAATCGTCTTAGATTCTAAAACTAATTACTGCGCAGCTTGCAATGCTGTTGAGTGCCTTTTGATTAACCCAAAGCTGCCAAACTGGTGGGAAATCATAGTTCATCTAGTAACTGTGGGAAAAGTGAAAATCCATGCTACAACAGATGTCAAACaagcattttttgaaaaagttgacAATGAGTTAATTAGATCACAGGTTTATGATGCGGtggatgaagattttggcAGAGAGTTCTTATCGTTGGACATTGCCGTCAAATTCGTTACATCCACAAAGGAGGCTGTTGAACACATTAACTTACACTCTTCTAAACACACTGACGCAATTGTAACTGAAAATCAAGAAGCCGCAGAATACTTTTTGAAAGCTGTGGATTCTTCTGGGGTTTTCTGGAATGCTTCTACCCGGTTTGCTGACGGTTTTAGATACGGGTTTGGAACCGAAGTTGGAATATCTACTTCAAAGATCCATGCTCGTGGACCTGTTGGTCTAGATGGATTGGTTACTTACCAATATCAAGTGCGAGGCGCTGGCCAGGTTGCAAGTGACTATTTGGGCGCAGGTGGAAACAGAGCTTTTGTTCACAAGGACTTGGACGTCAAAGGGCTGAAATTATGAGAAtacttttttatataagagaagttttaaaaacgGTATCAGCTGTATTTTACCAAATTAATGCAATGCATATATGACATATTATACAATTTCATCTCTTCTCACaccttctttttttattaatagtTTATACAGAAAAATACTATATGTCTATTTATCCCTGAATGGATTAGCAGAAGCATCATGTAATTCACCAAAGACTCCTCTCTTCTGTGTGGTATCGTACATTCTAACGATTTTCTCTTGTCCACCGTCTTCGCTTTGGGAAAAGGCAAAAcctctttgttttctcaTTCTTTGGACCTGCCTTACTTTTCTAATGGCTTTTTGGAATTGCTCTAATCTCGGCCTATAATCACTTATGTTATATTTCTGTATTTCTTGAACGACATGGTAACTTTCAGGTGAGTAAGTGCGTTTATAGTACTTCCAAAGTAAGTCACGTAGGAGCGCTAAAACGGGGAGCACAATGCACATCAACCAGAAAGTAGCTGAACCATAAACGTGGGACACTATACCATAATACTCCTTCGAAACGTTGAGTCttggaaatatatatgcatatatcGGGAAGAAAATCaaccaaaataataaagaaccaGGTATTGCAAAAAGTGTAAATTTAGTCCATTGATTGGTAATTAGTGCGGCTTTTCCTAACACAATTATAATACTAGTTGTGTATATTGAAACACCCCAAACCCAATGATCCGCCGTCTCACCATGAATATCCAGAGCAGCGCCGTAGAGGTAAAACATAGTAGAGCCAATAAAAGTTATCGCTGAGTGATAGAAACCATTTATAACCCATCCCCAAAATATTCTAACAGAAAAAAACTGCCCACGCTGCCCTAATTTATACAACTGCGGGTATCGATCTAAAAGTCTGCTACTTACAAACTGATCGAAAACGCCTAACACAAAGGGAGGTGTAACAGTGAAAAATACATTGTAAAATGTTAACGTCCAGGATTCCATAATTGATTGTCCAGAAAATGAGTTTGAAAGAACATACCAAAATTGGGTCATATAAAGAGCAATGTTTTTGTAGAATGAATATAGAATAGCTTGCGATATCCTTTGGTATGACCAAGAGCCATGAACAAGcaataatttcttcaaatactTGAACTGACCAATGGCAAAATCAGCTGATCTAGCAGCCTGCATGCCTTCCATACCGCTAATACCCACACCCACATGAGCCGCTTGAATCATACTGACATCATTGGCACCATCTCCAATGGCCAAAAGCAAGGAGTTGGTCTTCCTCTTCACCATCTTTACAACCAAGGCCTTTTGTAATGGAGATACACGACAACATATAACTGCTTTACAGATCTTTCCAATTGCCAAAAGTAGATCCTCCAAATCAGGTTCCAATGCATAGCCTAAAGACTTACCATCAATAACCAATGCCAATGTGTTTATGTCTTGCTGAGAAATTTGATGCTCATTAATTGCTTTTAGCTTGTCGattaaattcttttctGTGCCTtctttatcttcttcattaacaatcaataaattcataTCTTCACTTAACAAGCGACAACTCATACCAATATTTATGGCTGTCTCTTGCCTGTCACCAGTCAAAACCCAAATTTTTATACCAGCATCTTGCAACGTGTGAATTGTTTCAGGAACACCATCTTGTAGTTTATCCTCAATGGCTGTTGCACcaattaataataaatccTTTTCAATTAGCTCCGCAGCCTTATCTAATTCAACTGCTCTATTTTCCAGGCTAGTGGCAGCTGAATCATACGCATGACTCCAGTTTTGATACTCTTCTTCAGAGACTGTTCTTGTGGCAATACATAGCGTTCTTAAACCCTCGGCAGCATAGTCTTCTAAATGCCTTAATGTAGCTTCAACGTAAGGATTATGATTACTATCCAACCTTTCTAAAATAACAGTGTCAGCACCTTTACAGAACAATTTGATAGAATTATCAGGTAATCTAAAAATGGCGCTCATTCTTTTTCTGGTAGAGTTGAATTCACAAACGTTTAACAATTCGTATACAATATCTTCACCGGTGGCTTCTTTAACTATTGTAACAGAATTAGGTTTACGAATGATAAATTTATAACCCAAAGTTGCAGCACCTTGAACTAGAGCACCCTCATCGGGAGAAGCAGCCTGATATTTGATAGACGCATCATCTTGAAATTCAGGAATGACAGTATGACAAGTGGATAACAATGTCaaaaattcatcaataatagaCCCTTCCACAGTGGAAGTGTCATCAAGATAGGCACTCATTTCTTGATACGTTCTAAAGCCAAGTTCAATGCCGTCATCCACGACCGCGGTTTTGTCCTCAGGGATAGTTTCAATATAGCAACGGCCTGCAATTGAACACGACTTAAACTCCATTACATTTCTAGTCAACGTTCCAGTCTTGTCACTAAATACATATTCAATTTGCCCCAATTCCTcaaccaaagaagaagttctAACCACCGTAGGCGTATTTGATTCTTCGTGAAACATATCTAAATCCGAAGCAATCATATAGGCTTGATAATATTTGATCATTTCAACAGTAACAAACAATGAAATTGGGACCAAgttggaaaataaaatccaGTATGTTAAAATATCCttaaaaaacaaactgAACCAATTCGTCCCTTCTAGATACAAGTAGCCTAGGGCTTTAGAATTTGTGGACATCACAATCACGTTACCCAAAGAAGAAACCACTGCAAGCACAATTAAAACACCAAACAATGCAACAATTTGCATATTTATTACTCGTTCAACAGCTGTCCTCTTAATTGGAGTAGCTGTAGCATTACGCATTAGCTTCGTTTCGTGGCCTGTGAAAACCACTATACCAAAAATCCATGCAGTGTTCCTCAATACTGCACCTCTCAAAATCATTTGATCAGGGTTCAACGGGATTTTGGTCCCATTTAAAGTTATTGTTCCTTCGTATGTATATAAACTGGAGTTTGGTGGTTCTGAAAGTAGTTTACCGCGCATGGTGCTCAGTTGAGCCTCATCTAGGAATTTTGAGGTTTCTATTCTTGCTTGTttaattttcaaattagTTTCACCATCTAAATTAGCAGTTTCGATATAACAAAGACCTTCTGGTTCAGAAGACGATAATACAATCAAATCAGCAGGAATGGCTTCTTCAGAGCGCACTCTGATAATATTACCTACTGATAAATCAATCCATTTTTTGGAGATAAAGTGACCGGTATTTTCAGAATAAACTTCCGCTCTAGAATCGTTTAGGTCTTTGTCAGAGTTGGATCTTTTTAAATCTTCTACGCACTCTTTAATAGCTGACACTATCAAAACAACAATTAAAGTGCCAATTGTAGTGAATCTATTAGTGGGTGTTACATTTGGCACCTGCTGGATGACGGAAgtgaaaaggaaaaataaattagcatattttgaaaactcctgaaataaaaattttggtAAGAATGTCGcaaaattatattttgtagTTGAAATGTGATTATCACCATAGCCTAAGTTGGAGTTGGCAACTTTATCGTTGATATAGATTACCCGCGGTCCATTGCTATCTGCAGCAGAATTTCGCTTAGTTCTTAAGATGAACTTATCGAATATGACTTTCAGGTCGAATTTATTCCGAGATCTTTTGTACCTGCCTTCACCAGTGACCTCTGCGTAGTTGTccatttcaaaactttgataTCGACTATCAGCTGCACTATTTATGCCAATGCCACTTTTTAGGCCACCAACAAATTTCTGCCATCCGCTCGGTTGTGCCACAGAcagattattattagatgCATCATAATGTTGTGTAGCATTTTCGTCATCAAATGGATTGTGTATAATGTCGTTTTCTATACTGTCGCCACGACGAGATAAAGAAACCCTATCTAGATCTATGATCTCCCGTGGTATTAAATTAGCTTGATATCgttcaatttcatcaatgCCCGAATCAATAATTGGCACTGAATTGTGACCATTTACAGTTACACTTCTATTGTTGGTATCCGCTATATAGCTGTCGTCTAGAAAGTCGATATCGAACAATGTTTCCTCATTATGCTTATTCCCTGATCCACTCATCTCAATAGGTgttgaaagattcaacGAAAGATTATACAACTCAACGTGCCAATCAGTTTTACACTAATGAATAAACATCCTTCAAATAGAGGCTTTGATGTctaaattatatatagtacCTATATAGTAACACTACCATATTTTTATCGTTCCGCGTGATCCAATATTACCCGGACTGACTTCACAATCATGAATAGTCCATCTTAGATTCATTATAAGTAGTCTGAATATAAAAATGggatatattattaaataagTACGGTTTTCTAATGTACAAAATGCTTTTAAGGTAATTCTATTTGTGCAGTTCAATGCGCGAATTCCCTTTGATTAGGCTGcgtttcttcttcataCTCTATCTCAACTCTAGCACGCTTTCTCTTGGTCTCGGCAGCCTTATCTTTCTTGGAAGCTCTTTCCTCGCTATCAGAGTCATTTCCgctatcttcatcactaCTATCACTTATGGAGGAAGCATCTGAATCATCTAACCATTTCTCTAAATCCTCCATCTCCACCAATTCTTCTTCCCCATCGTCCTCGACATATTCTACTTCGCCAATGTCgctttcttcatcttctagTTCTTCCCCTTCGTAgtcttcctcttcatcttcaacttggCCTAGAACCTTCTTCCAGATCTTTTCATCGACGTTTAATGGCTTATCGCCATATGCTCCACTCTTCAATCTATCCAATAATTCCTTCTCAATTGCCTTTTCAATCTTAGCAGCAGCCAACGCCTTTCTCTCCCTATTTTCCTCCCTCCTCTTCACCTTAGGAGCAACACCAACATAATGCCGTTCTTGCTCCCTCAGAGCCATACGTCGCTCTGTGATCATGACTTGAGTTAACCTTGTGAGCCTTTGCTTACATTTatgaatcaaaaatttatTCCAATAAAGAAGGTGCTCATCTACTTGCTTTAATGCTTTTGAATAGTTTTTAGACAGCCTGATTCTCTCCCATAACTTGGCAGGAGTATGAGCTCTCTCAGCTGTCTTCatgtataaatatatcttccCATCAATTTGCTTCACCGTCGCATACTTTGCATTTGCTAGAGGGCATGACGATCTGTTACAAAAACCAGTGACATTGTATTCATTTCTGCAAAAATTCTGACCTTTATCAGTCTTAATTTTGTAGGCACAGAAGTGCTGATTTATAACTTGCCAGATTAATTCGTCAGACATTCGTTAATGCACAGGTGCTTGTTGTTCAGCTTTCA
This Eremothecium cymbalariae DBVPG#7215 chromosome 5, complete sequence DNA region includes the following protein-coding sequences:
- the SAW1 gene encoding DNA-binding protein SAW1 (similar to Ashbya gossypii ADR352C), which produces MTPTLAVVKITPKTGLPIRIFINRKEVLSKHISGSARPIFEAPLLSNNAIVRLKSPSVRIHLSNEDSRDLCNELRDELLFIVHEFGSETIQNELLKKLKVGSAMDFQELMQVVKGNAGLQRNASRNDDNPLAGLEFHTTIIERIDKNKFTLLFKHNWEANIIICDIKRLVKWRKLLCWTAFVSNVSGIPLLSSQESPHIIVRGAVETTEPAAEILQESDEEDSSSRLILVNDDLANRQDLGDGEQKPVVEYNYEPLINLGSGIDVHVLQRPQRHRRQPLS
- a CDS encoding uncharacterized protein (similar to Ashbya gossypii ADR353C), which gives rise to MQSRCLQQMSPSAAKATGHSVSTTDYTNATAGKFSECLFEQREPGESGQGRKLSRRSDVTGQQWHQHQQHYRNALSLESVPVGWASSNNSGAAGASSFSASGTDSPSFSDPGKRLVNRFLQSGTTGVDGGGCGGLLPPHNAVGAGASFSAVAGTTASTASSRVSSTDSWGWVPMERSLGRIWLHGLVSRSLGTWVPAGREAAVAVAAEEEPLLLPPVGGSSVRSRSTGNTDGVCNAYAKTVAELLANLASAAKAELTSAVLPREEVVASSEEALSRLHADIGHVHDTLKEMERQVLVERLGPLRREFQDGGGDGGNAVTPRDSFGGRLSELVEGQLGELLKFENGIEELRIALDAQKALLHRLETAVKLRERVNDMRRKAGFSARVKDCEGILYDIAAAFIGVILWWLLRL
- the MAK16 gene encoding ribosome biosynthesis protein MAK16 (similar to Ashbya gossypii ADR349W), whose protein sequence is MSDELIWQVINQHFCAYKIKTDKGQNFCRNEYNVTGFCNRSSCPLANAKYATVKQIDGKIYLYMKTAERAHTPAKLWERIRLSKNYSKALKQVDEHLLYWNKFLIHKCKQRLTRLTQVMITERRMALREQERHYVGVAPKVKRREENRERKALAAAKIEKAIEKELLDRLKSGAYGDKPLNVDEKIWKKVLGQVEDEEEDYEGEELEDEESDIGEVEYVEDDGEEELVEMEDLEKWLDDSDASSISDSSDEDSGNDSDSEERASKKDKAAETKRKRARVEIEYEEETQPNQREFAH
- the DRS2 gene encoding aminophospholipid-translocating P4-type ATPase DRS2 (similar to Ashbya gossypii ADR350W), with protein sequence MSGSGNKHNEETLFDIDFLDDSYIADTNNRSVTVNGHNSVPIIDSGIDEIERYQANLIPREIIDLDRVSLSRRGDSIENDIIHNPFDDENATQHYDASNNNLSVAQPSGWQKFVGGLKSGIGINSAADSRYQSFEMDNYAEVTGEGRYKRSRNKFDLKVIFDKFILRTKRNSAADSNGPRVIYINDKVANSNLGYGDNHISTTKYNFATFLPKFLFQEFSKYANLFFLFTSVIQQVPNVTPTNRFTTIGTLIVVLIVSAIKECVEDLKRSNSDKDLNDSRAEVYSENTGHFISKKWIDLSVGNIIRVRSEEAIPADLIVLSSSEPEGLCYIETANLDGETNLKIKQARIETSKFLDEAQLSTMRGKLLSEPPNSSLYTYEGTITLNGTKIPLNPDQMILRGAVLRNTAWIFGIVVFTGHETKLMRNATATPIKRTAVERVINMQIVALFGVLIVLAVVSSLGNVIVMSTNSKALGYLYLEGTNWFSLFFKDILTYWILFSNLVPISLFVTVEMIKYYQAYMIASDLDMFHEESNTPTVVRTSSLVEELGQIEYVFSDKTGTLTRNVMEFKSCSIAGRCYIETIPEDKTAVVDDGIELGFRTYQEMSAYLDDTSTVEGSIIDEFLTLLSTCHTVIPEFQDDASIKYQAASPDEGALVQGAATLGYKFIIRKPNSVTIVKEATGEDIVYELLNVCEFNSTRKRMSAIFRLPDNSIKLFCKGADTVILERLDSNHNPYVEATLRHLEDYAAEGLRTLCIATRTVSEEEYQNWSHAYDSAATSLENRAVELDKAAELIEKDLLLIGATAIEDKLQDGVPETIHTLQDAGIKIWVLTGDRQETAINIGMSCRLLSEDMNLLIVNEEDKEGTEKNLIDKLKAINEHQISQQDINTLALVIDGKSLGYALEPDLEDLLLAIGKICKAVICCRVSPLQKALVVKMVKRKTNSLLLAIGDGANDVSMIQAAHVGVGISGMEGMQAARSADFAIGQFKYLKKLLLVHGSWSYQRISQAILYSFYKNIALYMTQFWYVLSNSFSGQSIMESWTLTFYNVFFTVTPPFVLGVFDQFVSSRLLDRYPQLYKLGQRGQFFSVRIFWGWVINGFYHSAITFIGSTMFYLYGAALDIHGETADHWVWGVSIYTTSIIIVLGKAALITNQWTKFTLFAIPGSLLFWLIFFPIYAYIFPRLNVSKEYYGIVSHVYGSATFWLMCIVLPVLALLRDLLWKYYKRTYSPESYHVVQEIQKYNISDYRPRLEQFQKAIRKVRQVQRMRKQRGFAFSQSEDGGQEKIVRMYDTTQKRGVFGELHDASANPFRDK
- the PRO2 gene encoding glutamate-5-semialdehyde dehydrogenase (similar to Ashbya gossypii ADR351C); its protein translation is MSNIAEEVAKQARLAGNVLKTLTNEERSQILYKIHDGLKAGRDVIEKANKLDLAEARKNNIASSLVQRLDLFKGDKFEMMLQGIIDVAELEDPVGKLLMARELDDNLTLYKVTAPVGVLLVIFESRPEVIANITALCIKSGNAGILKGGKESLNTFKEMATIINDVIKENQKTSRVPLNAVKLIESRQDVSDLLDQDAYIDLVVPRGSNALVRQIKDNTKIPVLGHADGICTVYADEDAALEKAKSIVLDSKTNYCAACNAVECLLINPKLPNWWEIIVHLVTVGKVKIHATTDVKQAFFEKVDNELIRSQVYDAVDEDFGREFLSLDIAVKFVTSTKEAVEHINLHSSKHTDAIVTENQEAAEYFLKAVDSSGVFWNASTRFADGFRYGFGTEVGISTSKIHARGPVGLDGLVTYQYQVRGAGQVASDYLGAGGNRAFVHKDLDVKGLKL